DNA from Candidatus Gorgyraea atricola:
GCCACAGGCAAAATATTGCATACAATGCCAGTCAAAAGAAGAGAACGACAAATAGCGATCTCCGCTGTTTTTATTTTTGCAATTCTCGCCATTGACCAAATTTCAAAGACTCTAATTGTCGCCAATCTCGCAATAGGCCAGTCCATGCCTATCATAAAGAACATCCTGCACGTCACCTTTGTAAAAAATACAGGCGCGGCATTCGGGCTTTTCAAAAACAGCACTCCAATATTTATCGCAATATCGATCATAGCAGTGGTCTTTATAGCAGGACTTATTTTAAGCTCCATCAAAAAGGCCAATTTTTTCTCAAACAAGGCCTTTGATATCGGCCTCATCCTGATCCTCTCAGGCGCCCTGGGTAATCTAATAGACAGGCTCAAATGTGGCTATGTTATTGATTTCATTGATGTTAGAATATGGCCCGTTTTCAATATAGCAGACACTTGCATAACCATAGGCACCATACTTTTACTCCTATCCTTCAGGAAGAGCACTCTGTAGGCCAGGTTTAAACCTGGCCTACAGAGTGCTCTTAAGTAGCCTGTGGCTTGAAATTCTAGGATAGTGTGGTATACTTTATATTGAATAGAAACAGGGCATTTTTTTGTGTAGCAAGTTAAAAAGATTTAAAAAGTTTTGAGTGAAAGAGGTCGAAGATGAGAGAGCTAATTTTTAAGAACCTAACTTCAGGAGATAAGAAAAGAAAAGACCTCTTTATCTCTGAGACTGTAGAGAGAAAGGGTGTTAAGACCACAACACAGCGCCATTCCATGTACATAGTCAATAGCTGCAACAAATTTTCCACTCAGAAGGAGTTACTGGAGTGGCAGAACAAGACATGCCAGAATCAGAATAAACGCCACATCTTTATCTTTAAGAAACGCGACTCAAAGACTAAGAAAGATAGCTTTGTGTGTGATGTGGTGGGTAAGTTTTATGCTGTTGTAGAGAATGATGTATATTCAGTGGCATTCAAACATTCTCTAGAAATAGATTTCATGAACGCGAAAAAGAATATTTAACGCAGCCGTGATTCTACACTGTTTCCTCCTTGGTTACCCAGCCCTTTGTAAACAAAGGGTTGGGTTTTTGTTTATTGACTAGCGCGTTACCGTATGCTAAACTTTAGCCATTATGAAAATAACTGTACTAGGAGATGGTGGCTGGGGTACAGCCCTTGCCATACTTTTGAAGAATAAAGGCCTTGATGTTTCCCTGTGGGGCGCGTTTAAAGATAATATCGACGCCATAAAAAAGCATGGAGAAAACAGGAAATTTCTGCCTGGCGTTAAGGTTCCTAAGGGTATCCAGCTTAGCTCTGATCTGACCACAGCATGTGAAGATGCAAATCTGATAATCCTGGCCATACCATCGCGCTTTCTAAGAGAAATCCTGACAAAAAATATAATCACTTTAAAAGAATCAAAGGCCATCCTTGTCAGCGTGACAAAGGGCCTTGAGCAAAAGACCCTTAAGAGAATGAGCGAGGCCATAACTAGTGTTTTAGGAGAAAAAGACCTGGCAGTCCTCTCAGGTCCGAGCATAGCACCTGAAGTAGCCAGAGGCATACCAACAGCTGTCACAGTCGCATCTGAGGACGAAGCACTGGCGCAAAAAGTAAGAGATATTTTCAGGACAGAGACCTTCCGGGTCTATACAAATAAAGATGTCACAGGTGTAGAGCTCGGCGGCGCACTCAAGAACATCATTGCCATAGCAGCTGGCATCTCAGACGGCCTTGGTTTTGGCGCCAACACAAAAGCAGCCATACTCACAAGGGGCCTTATAGAGATGACCCGTCTTGGTAAAGCCATGGGTGCAAATCAGGAAACTTTTAGCGGTCTGAGCGGCCTGGGCGATTTAGTCACAACCTGCGTAAGCAAACAAGGTCGTAACCGCAACTTTGGCGAAGACATAGGAAAAGGCAAAAAACCCCAGGATCTCCTAAAGAAAACCGTAATGGAAATCGAAGGCGCCTGGACCTCCAAGGCAGCCCTTGGCCTGGGCAAACTCCACAAAATCGAGCTCCCCATCACCCAGCAAGTCTATTCAGTAATATTCGAACAAAAACCCGCCCTAAAAGCCGTAAACGAACTAATGCTCCGCGACCCCAAAGCAGAGTAAATCCCCTTGAAAACCCTTCCTTTATATGCTATAATTACATAAGAATATATAGCATTAATATAAGAGCCAAAAAGGTCATTTTTTTGTCTGGATTATGAGGAAGTTTAATAAATATTTTATAATAATACCCATGATTATAATATTTTTCGTAGCAGGAGAGGTTTCTGCCTTGAGGGTGCCTGTGGATCCAGAGAGGATCAAAGAACGCATAGAAGCCAAGCGTATCTATGGCATTGTTGTGGAGTTTATGAATACCATGAGAATAGAACTAGACCTTATAGACAACACAAAGTTTAACAAGATAAAAAAAGATGCTAGTTCCTTAAGGGAATCTGTCAACCGAATGTTTAAAGCTGGCTGGGGCGCTATTGGTGATTCAATAGAATCTTCACATGAATCTTGGTCAAATAGAGTGAGAAGAGCTGTTATAGATTTTGTGAGAGCCGATTCAATCTCTGGAGGTGTACATTGGATCGAGGAAGCTATACAAAAAAACGAAATTTCTCATAAAAGTGAAAAAGACTTAAAAACTGAATACCTGCAAAGAATAAAAAATGGTGAAGAATCATCAGGGGAAGTCCAGGAAATTATACAAGAAGACATGGTCCATAAAATTTCTGAGGAGGATATAGAAAAGTTATTTAATAATTTAAGGCAACGTGTAAAAGAGCAAAGAAAAAATTTGAAAGAATTTGAAGTAATCTTATCAGAAGAAATAATACTTCGCATTGCTAAGGGCGACTACTTTAGAAAAATTTTCAAAAAAATCCGACCCGAAATTTTTATTGAACAGCTGAACAATATTTATTCTG
Protein-coding regions in this window:
- the lspA gene encoding signal peptidase II; the encoded protein is MPVKRRERQIAISAVFIFAILAIDQISKTLIVANLAIGQSMPIIKNILHVTFVKNTGAAFGLFKNSTPIFIAISIIAVVFIAGLILSSIKKANFFSNKAFDIGLILILSGALGNLIDRLKCGYVIDFIDVRIWPVFNIADTCITIGTILLLLSFRKSTL
- a CDS encoding NAD(P)H-dependent glycerol-3-phosphate dehydrogenase, with the protein product MKITVLGDGGWGTALAILLKNKGLDVSLWGAFKDNIDAIKKHGENRKFLPGVKVPKGIQLSSDLTTACEDANLIILAIPSRFLREILTKNIITLKESKAILVSVTKGLEQKTLKRMSEAITSVLGEKDLAVLSGPSIAPEVARGIPTAVTVASEDEALAQKVRDIFRTETFRVYTNKDVTGVELGGALKNIIAIAAGISDGLGFGANTKAAILTRGLIEMTRLGKAMGANQETFSGLSGLGDLVTTCVSKQGRNRNFGEDIGKGKKPQDLLKKTVMEIEGAWTSKAALGLGKLHKIELPITQQVYSVIFEQKPALKAVNELMLRDPKAE